The following coding sequences lie in one Rutidosis leptorrhynchoides isolate AG116_Rl617_1_P2 chromosome 6, CSIRO_AGI_Rlap_v1, whole genome shotgun sequence genomic window:
- the LOC139855186 gene encoding GDSL esterase/lipase At5g42170-like gives MKVMIMFCVYASLYFQCNNGATNLPKDVVVPAVIAFGDSVLDPGNNNYINTVTKANFPPYGKDFIGRKPTGRFGNGKIISDFLAKALGVKEYVPAYLDPSLQDKDLLMGVSFASAGSGYDPLTSTLASVIPLAAQLDMFKDYIEKLKRIVGEEAAKNIITNSVYFISASTNDFLTNYYSYRFRRLQYDLPAYCNKLAEFATSSIQELHKLGARRIIVFSSSTIGCIPFERTVHGGPNRKCVHKYNKAAQVFNDILKEHLQILSSSFPESRIASLDFYNPMISIMKNPRLYGLDVVDEGCCGTRNVEMGYFCNMLTKLCKNDSKFFFWDSLHPSEKGSEILTNLVVPELMKSLFY, from the exons ATGAAGGTCATGATTATGTTTTGTGTATATGCTAGTCTTTACTTTCAGTGTAACAATGGAGCAACCAATTTACCTAAAGATGTTGTTGTGCCTGCAGTTATAGCATTCGGAGACTCAGTACTCGATCCGgggaataataactatattaacacTGTAACTAAAGCAAATTTTCCGCCTTACGGAAAAGATTTTATTGGCAGAAAACCAACAGGAAGGTTTGGGAACGGGAAAATTATCAGCGATTTTTTAG CCAAGGCGTTAGGAGTGAAGGAGTATGTTCCAGCATACCTAGACCCATCCTTACAAGACAAAGATCTACTAATGGGCGTTAGTTTTGCTTCAGCTGGCAGTGGATATGACCCCCTTACATCAACACTAGCG tcagtTATACCGCTAGCGGCTCAATTAGACATGTTCAAAGACTATATTGAAAAGCTCAAGAGAATAGTTGGGGAAGAAGCTGCCAAGAATATAATCACCAATAGTGTATACTTCATTTCAGCAAGCACCAACGATTTTCTTACAAATTACTATTCCTACCGGTTTAGAAGATTACAATACGACCTCCCTGCGTATTGTAATAAGCTTGCAGAGTTTGCAACAAGTTCTATACAG GAACTGCACAAACTCGGAGCAAGAAGGATAATTGTCTTTAGCTCATCCACAATCGGATGTATACCATTTGAGAGAACGGTACATGGAGGACCCAATCGAAAGTGCGTGCACAAGTATAATAAAGCAGCGCAAGTTTTTAACGACATTTTGAAAGAACATCTGCAAATTCTTTCTAGTAGCTTTCCAGAGTCAAGGATTGCTAGTTTAGATTTTTACAATCCTATGATAAGCATTATGAAAAACCCTCGGTTATACG GTTTGGATGTCGTTGATGAAGGCTGTTGTGGAACGCGAAATGTAGAGATGGGTTATTTTTGTAATATGCTAACCAAATTGTGCAAAAACGACTCGAAATTCTTCTTTTGGGATAGTCTCCACCCATCAGAGAAAGGAAGTGAGATCCTTACAAATCTTGTTGTACCAGAATTGATGAAGAGTTTATTTTATTAG
- the LOC139851378 gene encoding GDSL esterase/lipase At5g42170-like encodes MKVIIGFCVYASLYFHCYRGSTYLPDNVYVPAIIAFGDSLMDPGNNNHINTLTKANFPPYGKDFVGGKPTGRFTNGKIIGDFLAKALGVKEYLPAYLDPVLEDDDLITGVSFASGGTGYDPLTSTLASVIPLSDQMDMFKQYVEKLKTKVDEKTAENIIANSVFFISSSSNDFLTNYFVWPFRRLQYDVPAYSNKLVKIATNFIQELHKLGARRIVVFSASPIGCIPIERTLHGGPSRKCVHKYNKAAQVYNNVLKKQLQIISNRLTDSKIVYSDFYNPLISIIENPHLYGMEVTDKGCCGTGDIEMSYSCNMLSKLCKNESKFFFWDSLHPSEKGCEIFTNLIVPDLIKSLF; translated from the exons ATGAAGGTTATCATTGGATTTTGTGTATATGCTAGTCTTTACTTCCACTGCTACAGGGGATCAACCTATCTACCAGATAATGTTTATGTTCCTGCAATCATAGCGTTCGGTGACTCATTAATGGATCCGGGAAATAATAACCATATCAACACCTTAACAAAAGCTAATTTTCCGCCTTACGGAAAAGATTTTGTTGGCGGAAAACCAACAGGACGATTCACAAATGGGAAAATTATTGGTGATTTTTTAG CCAAGGCGTTAGGAGTGAAGGAATATCTTCCTGCATATCTAGACCCGGTTTTAGAAGATGATGATCTTATAACGGGCGTTAGTTTTGCTTCTGGTGGCACTGGTTATGATCCCTTAACATCCACACTTGCA TCAGTGATACCTCTATCAGATCAAATGGACATGTTCAAACAATACGTCGAAAAGCTCAAAACAAAAGTTGATGAAAAAACTGCTGAGAATATAATCGCCAATAGCGTATTCTTCATTTCATCAAGCAGTAACGATTTTCTTACGAATTACTTTGTCTGGCCCTTTAGAAGATTACAATACGATGTCCCTGCATATAGTAATAAGCTTGTAAAGATAGCTACAAATTTTATacag GAACTACACAAACTTGGAGCACGAAGGATAGTTGTGTTTAGCGCATCCCCAATCGGATGTATACCAATTGAGAGAACGTTACACGGAGGGCCAAGCAGAAAGTGTGTACACAAGTACAATAAAGCCGCACAAGTGTACAACAACGTTCTAAAAAAGCAGTTGCAAATTATTTCTAATCGTCTGACAGATTCGAAAATTGTCTATTCTGATTTCTACAATCCTCTGATAAGCATAATTGAAAACCCTCATCTTTATG GTATGGAAGTTACAGATAAAGGCTGTTGTGGAACAGGGGACATAGAGATGAGTTATTCATGTAACATGTTAAGCAAATTGTGCAAAAACGAATCGAAATTCTTTTTTTGGGATAGTCTTCATCCATCAGAAAAAGGATGTGAGATCTTTACAAATCTTATTGTACCAGATTTGATAAAAAGTTTGTTCTGA
- the LOC139851763 gene encoding protein FREE1-like, with protein MQQGDYTSTTPYYPNYPQNPNPNPPITTDLHHQPPLTYASAPPFATTTSYHAPPPPPPQSDYYPTAPSSYTPNPNPQFDSSHTPYQSQPPPFIPNSTYDHLNTAPNYTPPPPQNPIPVNHSSSFQYSPSLYNNNNNNPVGPVPAPVSVYDNSYETNYSGNYGRSVSDLGGGDYYGKRQDMGVGNRYESGGGSGGYGEGVYAYQGGKVEPYGSRGTGSKSSTWKEQVMFDDFGRPIGLPGGNKDSKSMSSPKIVKAVPKVETREDVKGGVQKFRVKLLAESGGQSTMDVLCQIGLDGIRMLDPSTSRTLRIYSLDTITRCEVYDSSTFAFWSKSSVDIEPRRIRLQSNSYTTNTLLDTVTAATFQVKEMGPRSRPVDTVKLTEQSTEKKKGLGDWMNKIKPINEEKDHWVPDEAVTKCTGCGGDFSAFNRKHHCRNCGDIFCDKCTHGRIALTSEDNAPQVRVCDRCMLEVTHRLSSAKEAAASRSSGSHTHEDLAKKLQEELERNHKSSSGSKSESSNRRMKEVECPTCTVHLQVQVPSSGSETIECGVCQHPFLVSAR; from the exons ATGCAACAAGGCGATTACACATCCACCACACCATACTATCCCAATTACCctcaaaaccctaaccctaatcccCCTATCACCACGGATCTCCACCACCAACCACCGTTAACTTACGCCTCCGCACCTCCATTCGCTACCACCACCTCCTACCAcgccccaccaccaccaccaccgcagtCCGATTACTATCCCACCGCTCCGTCATCCTACACTCCAAACCCTAATCCCCAATTTGATTCATCACACACTCCTTATCAATCTCAACCACCACCTTTTATTCCTAATTCGACCTACGATCACCTTAACACGGCCCCCAATTACACACCTCCGCCTCCTCAGAACCCGATTCCGGTGAACCACAGTTCATCATTTCAATACTCACCGTCTctgtacaacaataataataataatccggtTGGTCCTGTTCCAGCTCCAGTTTCGGTTTACGACAATTCGTATGAGACTAATTATAGTGGTAATTATGGGAGGAGTGTGTCTGATTTAGGAGGTGGTGATTATTATGGGAAGAGGCAAGATATGGGCGTTGGCAATCGATACGAATCAGGTGGTGGAAGTGGTGGGTATGGTGAGGGAGTGTATGCATATCAAGGGGGTAAAGTTGAACCATATGGATCAAGGGGGACTGGATCAAAGTCATCAACTTGGAAAGAACAAGTGATGTTTGATGATTTTGGGAGGCCGATTGGTTTGCCGGGAGGTAATAAGGATTCGAAATCGATGTCTTCACCTAAGATTGTGAAGGCTGTACCAAAGGTGGAAACTAGGGAAGATGTTAAAGGTGGGGTACAGAAATTCAGGGTTAAATTGTTGGCTGAAAGTGGTGGTCAGAGTACCATGGATGTTCTTTGTCAG ATCGGATTGGATGGAATCCGAATGCTTGATCCCTCTACCAGTCGAACTTTGAGAATATATTCTCTTGACACGATAACAAGATGTGAA GTGTATGATTCATCTACCTTCGCGTTTTGGTCCAAAAGTTCTGTAGATATTGAACCAAGGCGTATACGGCTACAATCCAACAGTTATACTACAAACACTTTGCTAGACACAGTAACTGCAGCAACTTTTCAA GTTAAGGAGATGGGTCCTAGGAGCAGGCCTGTTGATACTGTCAAACTTACTGAGCAGTCAACTGAAAAGAAAAAAGGTTTGGGTGACTGGATGAACAAAATTAAACCCATAAATGAGGAGAAAGATCATTGG GTACCTGATGAAGCTGTTACAAAATGTACTGGATGTGGAGGTGACTTTAGTGCTTTTAATAGGAAG CATCATTGCCGAAACTGTGGGGATATATTTTGTGACAAGTGCACTCATGGAAGAATTGCTCTTACATCTGAAGACAATGCTCCTCAAGTTCGTGTTTGTGACCGTTGCATG ttggaAGTTACTCACCGATTGAGTAGTGCTAAAGAAGCTGCTGCAAGCAGATCATCTGGATCACATACTCATGAAGATCTTGCAAAGAAACTTCAG GAGGAGTTGGAAAGAAATCACAAATCATCATCAG GTTCCAAGTCAGAAAGCTCTAACAGGCGAATGAAAGAAGTTGAGTGTCCTACTTGTACTGTTCATTTACAG GTTCAAGTTCCTAGCTCGGGATCTGAGACCATAGAATGTGGAGTTTGCCAACATCCGTTTCTTGTAAGCGCGCGCTAA